A DNA window from Brassica napus cultivar Da-Ae chromosome C1, Da-Ae, whole genome shotgun sequence contains the following coding sequences:
- the LOC106405990 gene encoding protein RBL isoform X2 — translation MNAPIIDPLQGDFPEVIEEYLEHGVIKCVAFNHRGSLLAAGCADGSCVIWDFETRGIAKVLRDNDCAAAITSVSWSKYGHRLLVSAADKSLTLWDVSTGEKIARTTLQQTPLHARLNPGLSSPSLCLACPLSSAPMIVDFEIGCTTLLPVCVPEMPDVLAPPQRTKCPDSGPPFSPAAACFNKCGDLVYVGNAKGEILIVDYKSVRVLALVPVSGGSAVKNIVFSRDGKYLLTNSHDRIIRIYENLLPAKDVLCSLEDLSKNVDGVEKMKTVGSKCLTLFREFQDLVTKMHWKAPCFSGDGEWVVGGSACKGEHKIYIWDRAGHLVKILEGPKEALIDLAWHPVHPVIVSVSLTGLVYIWAKDYTENWSAFAPDFKELEENEEYVEREDEFDLMPETGKVKVSSVNEDEEVDIETVEKDAFSDSDMSVEELRYLPAEPIPDANEEQDELKLIEARISASPASEEAGQNGHVTDLVSSPQGEMGETRGKRKRKPSEKAMELQAEKAKSSKASGRTVREKSRAVGDQEIDESVNGQDDVDDDAYY, via the exons ATGAATGCTCCGATCATAG ATCCGTTGCAAGGAGACTTTCCAGAGGTGATCGAAGAGTATCTGGAGCATGGGGTCATCAAGTGCGTTGCTTTTAATCACCGTGGTTCTCTCCTCGCAG CTGGATGTGCGGATGGGAGCTGTGTCATCTGGGACTTCGAAACCAGAGGCATTGCAAAAGTGCTTCGTGATAACGATTGCGCTGCTGCAATCACAAGCGTCTCCTGGTCAAAGTATGGACACCGCTTGCTTGTCTCAGCTGCAGACAAGTCGTTAACTCTCTGGGATGTCTCCACTGGGGAGAAGATTGCTAGAACAACTCTTCAGCAGACTCCCTTGCACGCTCGTCTCAACCCTGGCTTGAGTTCGCCTTCTCTTTGTCTCGCGTGCCCGCTCTCGTCTGCTCCCATGATTGTTGACTTTGAGATTGGTTGCACGACTTTGCTTCCTGTGTGTGTGCCTGAGATGCCTGATGTGTTAGCTCCTCCGCAGCGCACTAAATGTCCGGATTCAGGTCCTCCTTTCTCTCCTGCTGCAGCCTGCTTTAACAAGTGTGGGGATTTAGTTTATGTGGGGAATGCTAAAGGCGAAATACTTATTGTTGATTATAAGAGTGTTCGAGTTCTTGCTTTGGTTCCTGTCTCTGGTGGGTCTGCGGTGAAGAACATAGTCTTTAGCAGGGACGGGAAGTATCTTCTCACGAATTCGCACGACCGCATCATCAGGATATATGAGAATCTTCTCCCAGCTAAAGATGTGCTTTGCTCACTCGAGGACTTGTCTAAGAACGTAGATGGTGTTGAGAAAATGAAGACTGTTGGATCCAAATGCTTAACGCTCTTCAGGGAGTTCCAAGATTTAGTTACCAAGATGCATTGGAAAGCACCTTGTTTCAGCGGTGATGGCGAGTGGGTCGTTGGTGGTTCTGCATGCAAAGGAGAGCATAAGATCTACATATGGGATCGAGCGGGGCATCTGGTGAAAATACTAGAAGGTCCAAAAGAGGCCTTGATTGATCTTGCTTGGCATCCTGTTCATCCTGTAATCGTCTCTGTTTCCTTGACCGGTCTAGTATACATTTGGGCGAAAGATTACACAGAGAACTGGAGTGCGTTTGCTCCTGATTTCAAGGAGCTCGAGGAGAATGAAGAGTATGTGGAACGTGAAGATGAATTTGATTTGATGCCTGAGACAGGAAAG GTGAAAGTATCAAGTGTTAATGAAGATGAGGAAGTTGACATAGAGACAGTGGAAAAGGATGCTTTCAGCGATTCAGATATGTCAGTGGAGGAACTCCGTTACCTTCCAGCTGAACCGATCCCAGATGCAAATGAGGAGCAAGACGAGTTAAAGTTAATCGAAGCTCGTATATCTGCATCTCCTGCTTCCGAAGAGGCTGGTCAGAATGGACATGTGACAGACCTTGTATCAAGTCCACAAGGAG AAATGGGTGAAACACGAGGAAAGAGAAAAAGGAAACCATCAGAGAAAGCCATGGAGTTGCAGGCGGAGAAGGCAAAGTCATCAAAAGCTTCAGGAAGAACAGTACGAGAGAAAAGCAGAGCAGTAGGCGATCAAGAAATCGATGAGAGTGTAAATGGTCAGGATGATGTTGACGACGATGCATATTATTGA
- the LOC106406634 gene encoding photosystem II 5 kDa protein, chloroplastic-like, whose protein sequence is MASMTMTATFLPYIAKLPSTTGGRRLSVVRASTSENATSLQVKAKEEHSSTTMRRDLMFTAAAAAVCSLAKAAMADEEEPKRGTEAAKKKYAQVCVTMPTAKICRY, encoded by the coding sequence ATGGCATCGATGACCATGACAGCCACATTCCTCCCGTACATCGCTAAGCTTCCATCAACCACCGGCGGACGAAGGCTCTCCGTGGTCAGAGCCTCGACGAGCGAGAACGCAACCAGCTTACAAGTCAAGGCCAAGGAGGAACATAGCAGCACCACAATGAGGAGGGATCTCATGTTCACAGCTGCAGCTGCGGCGGTCTGTTCCTTGGCTAAGGCAGCCATGGCTGACGAGGAGGAGCCCAAGCGAGGTACCGAGGCGGCGAAGAAGAAGTACGCTCAAGTTTGTGTCACGATGCCTACCGCCAAGATCTGCCGCTACTGA
- the LOC106405990 gene encoding protein RBL isoform X1, which yields MNAPIIDPLQGDFPEVIEEYLEHGVIKCVAFNHRGSLLAAGCADGSCVIWDFETRGIAKVLRDNDCAAAITSVSWSKYGHRLLVSAADKSLTLWDVSTGEKIARTTLQQTPLHARLNPGLSSPSLCLACPLSSAPMIVDFEIGCTTLLPVCVPEMPDVLAPPQRTKCPDSGPPFSPAAACFNKCGDLVYVGNAKGEILIVDYKSVRVLALVPVSGGSAVKNIVFSRDGKYLLTNSHDRIIRIYENLLPAKDVLCSLEDLSKNVDGVEKMKTVGSKCLTLFREFQDLVTKMHWKAPCFSGDGEWVVGGSACKGEHKIYIWDRAGHLVKILEGPKEALIDLAWHPVHPVIVSVSLTGLVYIWAKDYTENWSAFAPDFKELEENEEYVEREDEFDLMPETGKVKVSSVNEDEEVDIETVEKDAFSDSDMSVEELRYLPAEPIPDANEEQDELKLIEARISASPASEEAGQNGHVTDLVSSPQGEEMGETRGKRKRKPSEKAMELQAEKAKSSKASGRTVREKSRAVGDQEIDESVNGQDDVDDDAYY from the exons ATGAATGCTCCGATCATAG ATCCGTTGCAAGGAGACTTTCCAGAGGTGATCGAAGAGTATCTGGAGCATGGGGTCATCAAGTGCGTTGCTTTTAATCACCGTGGTTCTCTCCTCGCAG CTGGATGTGCGGATGGGAGCTGTGTCATCTGGGACTTCGAAACCAGAGGCATTGCAAAAGTGCTTCGTGATAACGATTGCGCTGCTGCAATCACAAGCGTCTCCTGGTCAAAGTATGGACACCGCTTGCTTGTCTCAGCTGCAGACAAGTCGTTAACTCTCTGGGATGTCTCCACTGGGGAGAAGATTGCTAGAACAACTCTTCAGCAGACTCCCTTGCACGCTCGTCTCAACCCTGGCTTGAGTTCGCCTTCTCTTTGTCTCGCGTGCCCGCTCTCGTCTGCTCCCATGATTGTTGACTTTGAGATTGGTTGCACGACTTTGCTTCCTGTGTGTGTGCCTGAGATGCCTGATGTGTTAGCTCCTCCGCAGCGCACTAAATGTCCGGATTCAGGTCCTCCTTTCTCTCCTGCTGCAGCCTGCTTTAACAAGTGTGGGGATTTAGTTTATGTGGGGAATGCTAAAGGCGAAATACTTATTGTTGATTATAAGAGTGTTCGAGTTCTTGCTTTGGTTCCTGTCTCTGGTGGGTCTGCGGTGAAGAACATAGTCTTTAGCAGGGACGGGAAGTATCTTCTCACGAATTCGCACGACCGCATCATCAGGATATATGAGAATCTTCTCCCAGCTAAAGATGTGCTTTGCTCACTCGAGGACTTGTCTAAGAACGTAGATGGTGTTGAGAAAATGAAGACTGTTGGATCCAAATGCTTAACGCTCTTCAGGGAGTTCCAAGATTTAGTTACCAAGATGCATTGGAAAGCACCTTGTTTCAGCGGTGATGGCGAGTGGGTCGTTGGTGGTTCTGCATGCAAAGGAGAGCATAAGATCTACATATGGGATCGAGCGGGGCATCTGGTGAAAATACTAGAAGGTCCAAAAGAGGCCTTGATTGATCTTGCTTGGCATCCTGTTCATCCTGTAATCGTCTCTGTTTCCTTGACCGGTCTAGTATACATTTGGGCGAAAGATTACACAGAGAACTGGAGTGCGTTTGCTCCTGATTTCAAGGAGCTCGAGGAGAATGAAGAGTATGTGGAACGTGAAGATGAATTTGATTTGATGCCTGAGACAGGAAAG GTGAAAGTATCAAGTGTTAATGAAGATGAGGAAGTTGACATAGAGACAGTGGAAAAGGATGCTTTCAGCGATTCAGATATGTCAGTGGAGGAACTCCGTTACCTTCCAGCTGAACCGATCCCAGATGCAAATGAGGAGCAAGACGAGTTAAAGTTAATCGAAGCTCGTATATCTGCATCTCCTGCTTCCGAAGAGGCTGGTCAGAATGGACATGTGACAGACCTTGTATCAAGTCCACAAGGAG AAGAAATGGGTGAAACACGAGGAAAGAGAAAAAGGAAACCATCAGAGAAAGCCATGGAGTTGCAGGCGGAGAAGGCAAAGTCATCAAAAGCTTCAGGAAGAACAGTACGAGAGAAAAGCAGAGCAGTAGGCGATCAAGAAATCGATGAGAGTGTAAATGGTCAGGATGATGTTGACGACGATGCATATTATTGA
- the LOC106405991 gene encoding NAD(H) kinase 1, with protein sequence MSSNYKLNHTDSLGNGDANSLRSNPENAFSDLNSLAQSEKAVEELLIQQTPMQASDDHLIEFSEALRTVAKALRGSAEGKALAQAEAAEWKRRYELERSKNLDLLRQAPLNEEANSMEMDHIAKSPRLHVPENGKSARYALERICAHEVLQDCEPNSPIGSNNKLKRKASFKLSWGCKGQANDQHKKDIVSFESGNITTADRSSKQISLTWETSPQNVLIFTKPKSTSVQVLSVEMVRWLREQKGLNVYVEPRVKAELLSESSSFDFVQTWEDDKEISLLHPKVDLVITLGGDGTVLWAASMFKGPVPPIVPFSMGSLGFMTPFHSEQYRECLEAVLKGPLSITLRHRLQCHIIRDKARHDYETEENMLVLNEVTIDRGITSFLTNLECYCDNSFVTCVQGDGLILSTTSGSTAYSLAAGGSMVHPQVPGILFTPICPHSLSFRPLILPDHVTVRVQVPFNSRSSAWVSFDGKGRKQLEAGDALVCSMAPWPVSTACQVESTNDFLRSIHDGLHWNLRKTQSSDGPRET encoded by the exons ATGTCGTCGAACTACAAGCTCAATCACACT GATTCATTAGGAAATGGAGATGCAAACAGTTTGCGATCAAACCCGGAGAATGCTTTCAGTGATTTGAATTCACTAGCCCAATCAGAGAAAGCAGTTGAGGAGCTTCTTATTCAACAGACTCCTATGCAGGCTTCAGATGATCATCTCATTGAGTTCTCTGAGGCCTTGAGAA CTGTTGCAAAGGCTCTAAGAGGATCTGCTGAAGGGAAGGCATTGGCTCAAGCTGAGGCTGCTGAATGGAAACGTAGATATGAGCTGGAGAGGTCTAAGAACCTTGACTTGCTACGTCAAG CACCTTTAAATGAAGAAGCTAACAGCATGGAGATGGATCATATAGCCAAGTCTCCACGGCTTCATGTCCCGGAAAATGGGAAATCAGCAAGGTATGCCTTGGAGCGTATCTGCGCTCATGAAGTACTCCAAGATTGTGAACCTAACAGTCCTATTGGGTCTAACAACAAACTGAAGCGAAAG GCATCGTTTAAGCTTTCGTGGGGATGCAAGGGTCAAGCTAATGACCAACACAAGAAAGATATCGTCTCGTTCGAGAGTGGGAATATCACTACAGCAGACCGCAGTAGTAAACAG ATTTCACTGACATGGGAGACCAGTCCACAAAATGTTCTGATTTTCACCAAACCTAAGTCAACTTCTGTACAAGTTCTTTCTGTGGAAATGGTCAG ATGGTTGAGAGAGCAGAAGGGGCTAAATGTTTACGTGGAACCACGAGTGAAGGCAGAACTTTTGTCGGAATCAAGTTCCTTTGACTTTGTACAAACTTGGGAAGATG ACAAAGAAATTTCACTTCTACACCCGAAGGTTGACCTTGTTATAACTCTTGGCGGGGATGGTACCGTTCTATGG GCAGCATCGATGTTTAAAGGACCAGTGCCTCCAATTGTTCCATTTTCCATGGGATCTTTGGGATTCATGACTCCTTTCC ATAGCGAACAATACCGAGAATGTCTTGAAGCGGTATTGAAGGGTCCACTCAGTATAACACTAAGACACAGGTTGCAGTGTCACATCATCAGAGATAAAGCTAGGCATGACTACGAGACAGAGGAGAACATGCTTGTTCTTAATGAAGTCACCATCGAccgtgggataacttctttcctCACAAACCTTGAATGCTACTGCGACAACTCATTTGTCACATGTGTGCAAGGCGACGGACTCATACTCTCCACAACATCTGGTAGCACCGCATACTCGCTTGCAGCTGGAGGGTCAATGGTCCATCCACAG GTTCCTGGGATCTTGTTCACACCTATCTGTCCGCATTCTCTGTCGTTCCGCCCACTGATATTACCGGACCACGTGACAGTGAGAGTGCAAGTGCCATTCAACAGCAGAAGCTCTGCTTGGGTATCGTTTGATGGGAAAGGCCGTAAACAGCTTGAAGCAGGGGATGCACTGGTGTGTAGCATGGCACCGTGGCCTGTCTCAACGGCTTGCCAGGTCGAATCCACTAATGACTTCCTACGCAGCATCCACGACGGTCTTCACTGGAACCTACGAAAGACTCAATCTTCTGACGGCCCTCGTGaaacttaa